The Eleginops maclovinus isolate JMC-PN-2008 ecotype Puerto Natales chromosome 6, JC_Emac_rtc_rv5, whole genome shotgun sequence DNA segment atcaGAACAGCTCCACAGTGATGGAAAGATGATCAGAACTAATACTCAAACATTTATACGCACTAATTACTAATGTAACACTGTTGTAAGATCAAACCGTGCAACACTGTTCACTGTTCACTGTTCACTGTTGGTGTTACGACTGGCCGCTGCTTCTTCACTTTCTTTAACGTTTAATTCCTTttatgatgctgctgctgttttataCCTTGGGTGTGTgcttattagatttttttttaatgtacctCTTATTTTGATAAGTTGGAAAACCCTTTTCATTTTGCCTCTTATCTGCAATGACTCTGCTGTAGgacaaaaacagaatttaagatttttctgttttctgaatTGTGACAGGGGACATATATGCAATGTTCTATAAAGAAGGAACAACTACGACtcaaaatattatatttgtgaCAGTTAAAGAAATAggatcacatttaaaaatgaagcgACTCTGATAAACTGAAACTTGATATTTGAGTTAATTCAAATCTGTTTCTGTGAGacatgtgtgtgctgtgtgtgtagcGTTACCTGTCCATCCGTCACTCCAACTAAAGCTGGCTCCATCCACTGTACGGGCTCTATGAAGTAGGACGTGCAGTGGACGTCTCCTGGAAGAAGAAACATTTGCCAATACTTATAAATTAAAGGTTGAGTTTCTGTGACAGGACTTATCAGGAGGAACCCAGAAGTGATATGAGTCAAATGTGTATACTGTACCTAAGCAATATGTCAATAAGTCAACATCTGTACTGATatattcaaactgaaaataGATCTGCTAAATATTAAACGATATTTAAGAGTGACAAAATTGTGGAGAATGTAGACAACTGGTTTCGAgggaaggaaataaagaaataaagaaataaagaaggaaggaaggaaaataaTTTGCAGAATTAAAACACATCAGCTCTGGTACGCAGTATTTTTAAACGGTCCATGGTGAGTGAACACTGTTAACTCTAAAGACCACATGGATAAGAAGTCCTGCGAGTTCTACTATAGAAAGAGAAACATCTAAAGTAAGTCATGACTCCATAACTAGGAGAACTCTGCTGGGGATCAAGGGAGGACAGCTCCTgaatgttttgagtttttttttgtataacatcagtcaaataaatgttaatgtattttgGTCACTTCTTTGCCTTCCTTCATTTTGGGGGGTTATCATGCTGGTAATTAACCATGATTGTCGTGGCGTTTTAGTCCTTTCCTTTTCGAATTAAAAGGCCACTCTCGGGATGCCGGGATTCGTGACGCGCCTCTCTTTGTTCCCAAAAAACACGAATTGAGATCATCGAGTTGAATCACATTTATTTGGTTGATCCGGCATACAAACGAACATAGGCTTTCTTGTTTTAACGTAAAATAAAAGGTTTGTCTCCGTGtccaaacaattacaaaaagagTACGGTCAAAAAGATTATACTGGCTCCCGTCTGAGGTCGCCGGCTGTGTGTGATTGCCCCGCTAGATAAGGGCACACAGACATGCGCACTAAGATAGATCAGTAAATACGTTattcaataattaataatattctaaacagaaatgtgacatacaaaaataaatctaaatggtCTAAACCAAGAATGGCTCTAACAATGATGCTTTGGGGGATTTTACCAGATGCATTGTGTTGCCATGGTTTCAGAGGGATAGCTGTGGGCCTCCATCAGGCTACAACTTGAGGTCTGTTCCATATTaggtattgtttaaaaaaatgagcACCATTTAAAGTATGTTGAATTAGCTCATAGCAAATATTTGTAATCTtacacagttttaaaataactttaaaaagtgATTATATGATAAAGTTAAATCAGAATCTATTATTatcaagtaggtttacacatacgaggaatttgctttggtgtaatTGGAGCATACAGAGGAACAGAAAATAGAATAATACCTTGTCTTTTTGTAAAGGAATGAGCCAAAAATTGTACTAttataaaagctatttaaaaaaaaacactactaTAATAAATTCAAAATTAAGACAGTAttgacacaaaaatatatatatgtaagaatcaaatatgacaaatactatatttaagtggagagctgtgcaggTTTAGAAAGAGGTGGTGAGGtgagcagggggtgggggggcaggaTGTACAATATAAACAGAACCAGAGGTCCAATGCATGAAAAGGagtttattgtattatttgtgcTGGTTTAAGGATGTTTAACCTTTGTTTTCAGCATGCACCCTTCCCTTTCAGCCTTTAAAAATACCAATACATCATTGCCAAAATACTTCTTtgcaagttaaagtcctgcaaacAAAatcttacttgagtaaaagtacaaaagctttatcagctaaatgtacttaaagtatcaaaagtaaaagtactcattgtgcagaaaaataATCTGACTCTTTGGTGCATTTTAAAAGTAGCTTAAGCTGTTTCATAAATGTAGTGTggtaaaattacattatttcccttttaattgTCATGGTTTAGAACTATAAAGTTACTTAAAATGGAATGACTCAATAAAAGAACCTCGAAAAttgcacttaagtacagtactggTGATCCACTGGGTGTTCAGTGTTCTTACCGCTGCAGTTGCCGGACTTCTTGTGACCAAAGGCCTGCGCTCCTTCTCCCACAGGGTGACTGAGAATACTGGAGCCCCGGAACAGAGCTCTCCTGCAGAGGCAGAGCATCAGGAGCATTATGTTTCATTCAGCAGtagaataacaacatttttattaaatgttttattctgacATGAATTCACAACTCCTGCACCCAGCAACAGGTGTGTTCTTGTTGTTAGGAAGAAGCTGGTAGACAGTTTGAAGCTTCCTGCTTCCAGAAccttgaccccccccccccatgaatTCAGTGCCTTCTAACATTCCTCCAGCTTCACCTGCACTTCCTGCAGCGATAGGACACTTCAGAGGACCTGCAGTGGGCGGGGTCAGTGGCAAACAGCTCCCTGGGAATGTGCTGCATCTCtgctctcacatacacacaaacacacacatgcacacgtgcacacacacacacaccccgttGGAAATGAATTTGTTGGAGTCCACGTAACGATAAATATGATCTGCTCATGGTTTaatcattaaaacacattattattattattattattattattattattattattattattcataaaacAGTGCCagttcaaaataataattttaaatttTTCACCAACCAATACATTTCTTGGAAtgatgtttctttctttttctttacaatAGCAGATGCAACagaaagactgtgtgtgtgtgtgtgtgtgtgtgtgtgtgtgtttaccaggATACTTCTCAGTGATCTTGATCAGTCTGTACTGTTTGTACAGAGGACTGGAGGTGTCCACTTCACAGTGCAGAGCCTCGTACAGACGCAGCTGCTCCTCAAAGCCACTGTTCACCCTGAAACACACcagcagctgtcaatcatctgCCCTGAGACTTGTTTTAATACCCATACTGACATAGCGCTCTTACAAGGTCAGATCAAAACATCATATATTATTGATACTTCCaaatttttcaataaaaaagcgAATAAGAAAGTTTTCTATATTTTCCTGATACATTTAATGATAtcatcacattaaaaaaatgttgttggaCTGCTTCTTGACCCCCCCCGTTGGTGCATGCCTCCCTCTtcgtgtgtgttctgtgtgcaAATCTCGCAGAATCGTTTCACTGCAGGGAACATGTAGCTTGTTGAAAGGTTAAAAGCCACTTACTGGACGTCCTGTTTGGCAGTCTTCAGCCGGTGGTAAGCCTCGGTGAAGCTCAGCTTGTGTTTCTTCATCAGGTAGGAGGTGATGATGGTGGCACTGCGACTCCTGCCGGCCTGACTGAGTCACAAACCGCAGCTGTTCACACTAAGCCCAAAACTACTGAGACCCTCTCAGTGTTGATAGTATATTGTGGATTCAAATCAATCAATGTTTGCTCCAATAGCCCTATGTCTCAGGGGGTTTACAGTTACagcaccctctgtccttagaccctcgCACGTACAAGGAAAACCTCCCACAGAATCCCCCACAGTTACCAGGGAAATGTTATAAACCTCTGGAGAAAACCAGAGGAGGATCCCTTTATCAGGATGGAGAGAGATGCAGTAGGTGTTGTAAAGATCAAAAAGATATCAGTTACAACATAGACaatctaaatgttaaacatGATAATGTGACTAtatagaggaaaaaaaagatagcTCCAGGTGGATAGAAATATAACTAGTAAGTTGTACTTCAGTAAGTAACTTCCAATAATTAGCaggaataacatttattttgagatggaaccgatctgaaccggagtggtggtttgttactggacttctgtgctagtcatggattggccataacaaacaccatgttcgaacataaggatgctcataagtgtacgtggtaccagagtactaggcagaaggtccatgatcgattttgttatcgtatcatcggacctgaggccgcatgttttggacac contains these protein-coding regions:
- the dusp12 gene encoding dual specificity protein phosphatase 12; this encodes MLLVDPSLYIGTAADLNDSQGLAAAAVTHILSVDSVDPAPLVPAGGNFHRKWVNVLDEVTSDLLSHMDDCFLFIQEAVDGGGAVLVHCQAGRSRSATIITSYLMKKHKLSFTEAYHRLKTAKQDVQVNSGFEEQLRLYEALHCEVDTSSPLYKQYRLIKITEKYPEMQHIPRELFATDPAHCRSSEVSYRCRKCRRALFRGSSILSHPVGEGAQAFGHKKSGNCSGDVHCTSYFIEPVQWMEPALVGVTDGQLLCPKCSSKLGSFSWCGDRCSCGRWVTPAFQLHHNRVDEIRQINIQK